One genomic segment of Fusobacterium nucleatum includes these proteins:
- a CDS encoding NUDIX hydrolase — MNKNRILLRDRYLESAIMICIANIDGKDCFILEKRAKNIRQAGEISFPGGKKDKKDKNFRETAIRETLEELQIKRKSISNISKFGILVAATGVIIECYLCKLNIKSLDEIKYNKDEVERLLVVPVEFFIKNKAIKGEVEISNIAKFDIKKYNFPERYGKDWKIPSRYVYIYMYENEPIWGMTAEIICDFIKTLKEDGKVGFYEYR; from the coding sequence ATGAATAAAAATAGAATTTTATTAAGAGATAGATATTTGGAAAGTGCAATTATGATTTGTATTGCAAATATTGATGGAAAAGATTGTTTTATACTTGAAAAAAGAGCAAAAAATATAAGGCAAGCTGGAGAAATTTCTTTTCCTGGTGGGAAAAAAGATAAGAAAGATAAAAATTTTAGAGAAACAGCAATAAGAGAAACTCTTGAAGAATTACAAATAAAGAGAAAATCAATTTCAAATATAAGCAAATTTGGAATTTTAGTTGCTGCCACAGGAGTTATTATTGAATGTTATCTTTGTAAATTAAATATAAAAAGTTTAGATGAAATAAAATATAATAAAGATGAGGTTGAAAGATTATTAGTTGTTCCTGTTGAATTTTTTATAAAGAATAAAGCTATCAAAGGAGAAGTTGAAATTTCTAACATAGCAAAATTTGATATAAAAAAATATAATTTCCCAGAAAGATATGGAAAAGATTGGAAAATTCCAAGTAGATATGTTTATATTTATATGTATGAGAATGAGCCTATTTGGGGAATGACAGCTGAAATTATTTGTGATTTTATTAAAACATTAAAAGAAGATGGAAAGGTGGGTTTTTATGAATATAGATAG
- the rfaE2 gene encoding D-glycero-beta-D-manno-heptose 1-phosphate adenylyltransferase: MNIDRKLASELVEEAKRSGKKVVFTNGCFDILHTGHVTYLNEAKRQGDILIVGVNSDKSVKKLKGETRPINSENDRAFVLDGLKAVDYTVIFDEDTPEELIACLKPSIHVKGGDYKKEDLPETKIVESYGGEVIILNFVEGKSTTNIIEKINKK; the protein is encoded by the coding sequence ATGAATATAGATAGAAAACTAGCTAGTGAACTTGTAGAAGAAGCAAAGAGAAGTGGAAAGAAAGTTGTATTTACAAATGGTTGTTTTGATATACTTCACACAGGACATGTAACTTACTTAAATGAAGCTAAAAGACAAGGAGATATCCTTATAGTTGGAGTTAATTCTGATAAATCAGTAAAAAAATTAAAGGGAGAAACAAGACCTATAAATTCTGAAAATGATAGAGCCTTTGTTCTTGATGGATTAAAAGCAGTTGATTACACTGTTATTTTTGATGAGGATACACCAGAAGAATTAATTGCCTGTTTAAAACCATCTATTCATGTTAAAGGTGGGGATTATAAAAAAGAAGATTTACCTGAAACTAAAATTGTTGAAAGTTATGGTGGAGAAGTTATAATTTTAAATTTTGTTGAAGGGAAATCTACAACAAATATAATAGAAAAGATTAATAAAAAATAG
- the tsaE gene encoding tRNA (adenosine(37)-N6)-threonylcarbamoyltransferase complex ATPase subunit type 1 TsaE, translating to MEKVLTFNQIDELAKKLANYVEENTVIALIGELGTGKTTFTKTFAKEFGVKENLKSPTFNYVLEYLSGRMPLYHFDVYRLCNSEEIYEIGYEDYINNAGVALIEWANIILEDLPKEYIRIEFKYAEKEDERLVDIKYIGNKEKEAKFNVDFGN from the coding sequence ATGGAAAAAGTTTTAACTTTTAATCAAATAGATGAGCTTGCTAAAAAATTAGCAAACTATGTGGAAGAAAATACAGTTATTGCTTTAATAGGTGAATTAGGAACTGGAAAAACTACTTTTACTAAAACTTTTGCCAAAGAATTTGGAGTAAAGGAAAATTTAAAAAGTCCAACATTCAACTATGTTCTTGAATATTTATCAGGTAGAATGCCACTATATCATTTTGATGTATATAGATTATGTAATTCAGAAGAAATTTATGAGATAGGTTATGAAGATTATATAAATAATGCCGGAGTTGCACTTATTGAGTGGGCAAATATTATTTTAGAAGATTTACCAAAGGAATATATTAGAATTGAATTTAAATATGCAGAAAAAGAAGATGAAAGACTTGTAGATATTAAATATATAGGAAATAAGGAAAAGGAGGCAAAATTTAATGTTGATTTTGGGAATTGA
- the tsaB gene encoding tRNA (adenosine(37)-N6)-threonylcarbamoyltransferase complex dimerization subunit type 1 TsaB, with translation MLILGIDTSTKICTCSIFDSENGVIAETSLSVKKNHSNIVMPIIDNLFKISDLNINDIDKIAVAIGPGSFTGVRIALGIAKGLAMALNKPLIAVNELDILEAIASGNENEVIPLIDARKERVYYKYQEKYVDDYLINLISNFDKNKKYIFVGDGAINYKNILKDNLGDNAIVLPMYNAFPRASILCELALNKEEANIYTLEPEYISKSRAEKHF, from the coding sequence ATGTTGATTTTGGGAATTGATACTTCAACTAAAATTTGTACTTGTTCTATATTTGATAGTGAAAATGGAGTTATTGCTGAAACAAGTTTATCAGTAAAGAAAAATCACTCAAATATTGTAATGCCAATAATTGATAATTTATTTAAAATATCTGATTTAAATATAAATGATATAGATAAAATTGCAGTTGCAATAGGACCTGGTTCATTCACAGGAGTAAGAATTGCATTAGGAATTGCTAAGGGCTTGGCTATGGCACTTAATAAACCTTTAATTGCTGTGAATGAACTTGATATTTTAGAAGCAATAGCAAGTGGTAATGAAAATGAAGTCATACCTTTGATTGATGCTAGAAAAGAAAGAGTATATTATAAATATCAAGAAAAGTATGTTGATGATTATTTAATTAATTTAATTTCAAATTTTGATAAAAATAAAAAATATATTTTTGTTGGAGATGGAGCAATAAATTATAAAAATATTTTAAAAGATAATTTAGGAGATAATGCTATTGTTTTACCTATGTATAATGCTTTTCCAAGAGCTTCTATTTTATGCGAATTAGCTTTAAATAAGGAAGAAGCTAATATTTATACTTTGGAGCCTGAATATATAAGTAAATCAAGAGCAGAGAAACATTTTTAA
- a CDS encoding GTP pyrophosphokinase, translated as MDKLIKEEFFKEFSIDEDYFLSTGLDWNELENIYEDYIELVPLLEKEAEYVVSKLIDVPSVHSVRRRVKKPTHLIEKIIRKGKKYQERNISVLNYKEIVTDLIGIRVLHLFKDDWQNIHHEILNLWDIKETPQVNIRRGDYNLSQFKETIKDINCDVIVREHGYRSVHYLVGIDITKTLNISVEIQVRTVFEEAWSEIDHIMRYPYDVDNPIITEYLGIFNRIVGSADEMGTFLKKVKENFGTVRDTDEVQRELDIKFK; from the coding sequence ATGGATAAGCTAATAAAGGAAGAGTTTTTTAAGGAATTTTCAATTGATGAAGATTACTTTCTTTCAACTGGCTTAGATTGGAATGAATTAGAAAATATATATGAAGATTACATTGAGTTAGTTCCTCTTTTAGAAAAAGAAGCTGAATATGTTGTATCAAAATTAATAGATGTTCCTTCTGTACACTCTGTCAGAAGAAGAGTAAAAAAACCTACACATCTTATTGAAAAAATAATTAGAAAAGGTAAAAAATATCAAGAAAGAAATATAAGTGTTTTAAATTATAAAGAAATTGTTACAGATTTAATTGGAATAAGGGTTTTACATCTTTTTAAAGATGATTGGCAAAATATTCATCATGAAATTTTAAATCTTTGGGATATAAAAGAAACTCCTCAAGTTAATATTAGAAGAGGTGATTATAATCTATCTCAATTTAAAGAAACAATAAAAGATATTAACTGTGATGTAATTGTTAGAGAACATGGTTATCGTTCAGTACATTACTTAGTTGGTATAGATATAACAAAAACTCTTAATATCTCAGTTGAAATTCAAGTAAGAACTGTTTTTGAAGAAGCTTGGAGTGAAATAGATCATATTATGAGATATCCTTATGATGTTGATAATCCTATTATAACTGAATACCTAGGGATATTTAATCGTATTGTAGGTTCAGCAGATGAAATGGGAACTTTTTTAAAAAAAGTTAAAGAAAATTTTGGAACTGTAAGAGATACAGATGAAGTCCAAAGAGAATTAGATATAAAATTTAAATAA
- a CDS encoding SIR2 family protein translates to MSDNNMKFNLFIGENFNELISLPTNQIIIRNLLSVTDRDVVVFNNSLSLPELVQKLMDKILYGRKEIVEIISNIFSMENKSDLTFYNSIFDSNIFSSIISTNYDYTAEENFLNLIKINTPFNVSDDESGRIAFYKIYGDYKDRDKVVISTQDVKRVKMLAFYNEFWNKLRSEFNKRPTILFTVNLEDKVFLDVLDFIIEKTDRLQPIYLYTGDEIDKLLTDKDIISFINKYSIEIIKGESKEFIANIKEKFFDKKKSGDAQQNYA, encoded by the coding sequence ATGTCAGATAATAATATGAAGTTTAATCTTTTTATAGGAGAAAATTTTAATGAGTTAATCTCATTGCCAACAAATCAAATAATTATAAGAAATCTATTATCAGTAACAGATAGAGATGTTGTTGTTTTTAATAATAGTTTATCTTTACCAGAGCTTGTACAAAAGTTAATGGATAAAATTCTTTATGGAAGAAAAGAAATTGTTGAAATCATCAGCAATATTTTTTCTATGGAAAATAAATCTGATTTAACTTTTTATAATAGTATATTTGATTCCAATATTTTTTCGTCAATAATATCAACAAACTATGACTATACAGCAGAAGAAAATTTCTTAAATTTAATAAAAATAAATACTCCTTTCAATGTAAGTGATGATGAAAGTGGAAGAATAGCTTTTTATAAAATCTATGGTGACTATAAGGATAGAGATAAAGTTGTTATTTCAACTCAAGATGTAAAAAGAGTTAAAATGTTAGCTTTCTATAATGAGTTTTGGAACAAACTAAGATCTGAATTTAATAAAAGACCTACTATTCTTTTTACTGTTAATCTTGAAGATAAAGTATTTTTAGATGTTTTAGATTTCATAATAGAAAAAACAGATAGACTTCAACCTATTTATCTATATACTGGTGATGAAATTGATAAACTTCTAACTGATAAAGACATAATAAGTTTTATAAATAAATATTCTATTGAAATTATAAAAGGTGAAAGCAAAGAATTTATTGCAAATATAAAAGAGAAATTTTTTGATAAGAAAAAAAGTGGTGATGCCCAACAAAATTATGCCTGA
- the cls gene encoding cardiolipin synthase, translating into MQDISKILLTLVQLFLQYVWVANLFFIIVIIMIEKKNPLYTILWIFLLTLMPYVGFFIYLFFGLTFKKKRVANKIYKIKKLKSRKDVSKSDNEELKRWKGLITYLEMSTDNHISSNNDIQVYFTGKDFFPELKKEIANAKKIINMEYFIFQFDGIGKEIADLLIEKAKEGVEVNLIIDGVNLANFRLKRYFKNTGVNLHLFFRTYIPLFNIRLNYRNHRKVTIIDNRVAFVGGMNIGDEYLGKGKIGYWRDTSVKIYGDIVSSFEKEFYFSLSIVKNEFLKDEKFSNEISLKYEEEDGTYMQLISSGPNYEFPVIRDNYIKLIQEARKSVFIQTPYFVPDDLLLDTLKSAVLSGIDVKIMIPNKADHPFIYWVNQYYVWELLRLGANIYRYENGFIHSKTILVDEEVVSVGTCNFDYRSFYLNFEINLNIYNKEVANSFKAQYYKDITISKKLTFADFKKRSIFTKVKESVFRLLSPIM; encoded by the coding sequence ATGCAAGATATTTCTAAAATTTTATTAACATTAGTACAACTTTTTTTACAATATGTTTGGGTGGCAAATTTATTTTTTATCATTGTTATTATTATGATAGAGAAAAAAAATCCACTGTACACAATTTTATGGATATTTTTATTAACGCTTATGCCTTATGTTGGATTTTTTATTTATTTATTCTTTGGTTTAACTTTTAAGAAAAAAAGAGTTGCAAATAAAATTTATAAAATAAAAAAATTAAAAAGTAGAAAAGATGTTTCTAAATCTGATAATGAAGAACTAAAAAGATGGAAGGGACTTATAACTTATCTTGAAATGAGTACTGATAACCATATTTCTTCTAATAACGATATTCAAGTTTATTTCACTGGTAAAGATTTTTTTCCTGAATTAAAAAAAGAAATAGCCAATGCAAAAAAAATTATAAATATGGAATATTTTATTTTTCAATTTGACGGTATAGGAAAAGAAATAGCAGATTTATTAATTGAAAAAGCTAAGGAAGGAGTGGAAGTAAATTTAATAATAGATGGAGTTAATTTGGCCAATTTTAGATTAAAACGATATTTTAAAAATACAGGTGTCAATTTACATCTATTTTTTAGAACATATATTCCACTATTTAATATCAGATTAAATTATAGAAACCATAGAAAAGTTACAATAATAGATAATAGAGTTGCTTTTGTAGGTGGAATGAATATAGGGGATGAATATTTAGGTAAAGGAAAAATTGGTTATTGGAGAGATACTTCAGTAAAAATTTATGGAGATATAGTTTCATCTTTTGAAAAAGAATTTTATTTTTCATTGAGTATAGTAAAAAATGAATTTTTAAAAGATGAGAAATTTTCAAATGAAATTTCTCTAAAATATGAAGAAGAAGATGGTACTTATATGCAACTTATAAGTTCGGGACCTAATTATGAATTTCCAGTTATTAGAGATAATTATATAAAACTTATTCAAGAAGCTAGAAAATCTGTATTTATTCAAACACCTTATTTTGTTCCTGATGATTTATTATTAGATACATTGAAATCAGCTGTTTTATCAGGTATAGATGTTAAAATTATGATACCTAATAAGGCAGATCACCCATTTATTTATTGGGTTAACCAATATTATGTTTGGGAACTTTTAAGATTAGGAGCGAATATTTATAGATATGAAAATGGTTTTATACATTCTAAGACTATATTAGTTGATGAAGAAGTAGTTTCAGTTGGAACTTGTAATTTTGATTATAGAAGTTTTTATCTAAATTTTGAAATTAATTTAAATATCTATAATAAAGAAGTTGCTAATTCTTTCAAAGCACAATACTATAAAGATATCACAATATCAAAAAAATTAACATTTGCTGATTTTAAAAAGAGAAGTATTTTTACAAAAGTGAAAGAATCTGTATTTAGATTATTATCGCCTATAATGTAG
- a CDS encoding phosphotransferase enzyme family protein: MGVFTNLFQDEIDFIEEKYKIKILVIKNIDNGILNSNFYVEGKNKKYILRIYEANRTIDEEKQELILLDKITDFIPVSRAIKNIDNEYISVFKNKKIALFEYINGNAVSKIDTHIIREIAMYLGKFHSFSKEISFEKYNRKTRIDFNFYYNEIKKSKIDFKFKRELLNLADEINSYDFSTLPSGIIHGDIFPDNVLLDGYNNIKVIFDFNESYYAPFIFDIAIVINFWIRIKDFDFFNENNLIRDFLNYYSKYRKITKEELKLLDIACKKIALTFIFLRVYKEKIDNSYQKAISIREKSYLDLIKLIKNK; the protein is encoded by the coding sequence ATGGGAGTATTTACTAATCTTTTTCAAGATGAAATAGATTTTATTGAGGAAAAATATAAAATAAAAATTTTAGTAATAAAAAATATTGATAATGGAATATTAAATTCAAATTTCTATGTAGAAGGAAAAAATAAAAAATACATACTTAGAATATATGAAGCTAATAGGACAATAGATGAGGAAAAACAAGAATTAATTTTATTAGATAAAATTACAGATTTTATTCCTGTGAGTAGAGCTATAAAAAATATTGATAATGAATACATTAGTGTATTTAAAAATAAAAAAATTGCTTTATTTGAATATATAAATGGGAATGCTGTTAGTAAAATAGATACTCATATAATTAGAGAAATTGCAATGTATCTTGGAAAATTTCATTCATTTTCAAAAGAAATTTCTTTTGAAAAATACAATAGAAAAACAAGAATAGATTTTAATTTTTATTATAATGAAATTAAGAAATCAAAAATTGATTTTAAATTTAAAAGAGAACTGTTAAATTTAGCTGATGAAATTAATAGCTATGATTTTTCAACTCTACCAAGTGGAATTATACATGGGGATATTTTTCCAGATAATGTCTTATTAGATGGATATAATAATATAAAGGTTATTTTTGATTTTAATGAGAGTTATTATGCACCATTTATTTTTGATATAGCTATTGTTATAAATTTTTGGATTAGAATAAAGGATTTTGATTTCTTTAATGAAAATAATCTTATAAGAGATTTTTTAAACTATTATTCTAAATATAGAAAAATTACAAAAGAAGAATTAAAATTATTGGATATAGCTTGTAAAAAAATAGCTTTAACCTTTATCTTTTTAAGAGTATATAAAGAAAAAATTGATAATTCTTATCAAAAGGCTATTTCTATTAGAGAAAAATCTTATTTAGATTTAATAAAGTTAATTAAAAATAAGTAA
- a CDS encoding MFS transporter: MYIINIMWLVAPVGLFTILFILLISKSLIKSKKVFFAFFVLILVYAILGVACYYFYEVFFSNQYISLLISLSCIGLGGFINLIVVYLGIAKLKRKDSKENLLRLQYDIEKNMQVDDKWFNMLFSYTSDRWTVSNINEDLFSKLDEGNFEEDGTEIIEMNKEIKSINENYKFLKRNSRRKYFFLKNLKSITNLEDKDEIKKLITKKKVDFSLSKETDKTIELIKILSNELLNLVGLEENDKTKNMEENLARTINYMSGVLYSQLRNEKSKIKETKLNEFSTYIQAEKILLDNIDQLRENMYAYTYKIKRKLREIKE; this comes from the coding sequence ATGTATATAATAAATATAATGTGGCTTGTTGCACCAGTGGGGTTATTTACAATTTTATTTATATTATTAATTTCAAAATCACTTATAAAAAGTAAAAAAGTGTTTTTTGCATTTTTTGTCTTAATATTAGTTTATGCTATTTTAGGAGTTGCTTGTTACTATTTTTATGAAGTATTTTTCTCTAATCAATATATAAGTCTTTTAATTAGTTTGTCTTGTATTGGACTTGGAGGATTTATTAATTTAATTGTAGTTTATTTAGGGATAGCAAAGTTAAAAAGAAAAGACAGTAAAGAAAATCTTTTAAGGTTACAATATGATATTGAAAAAAATATGCAAGTTGATGATAAGTGGTTTAATATGTTATTTTCATATACATCTGATAGATGGACTGTGTCAAATATAAATGAAGATTTATTTTCAAAATTAGATGAAGGTAATTTTGAAGAAGATGGTACAGAAATTATTGAAATGAATAAGGAAATAAAAAGTATTAATGAAAATTATAAATTTTTAAAAAGAAATTCAAGAAGAAAATATTTCTTTTTAAAGAATTTAAAATCTATAACTAATCTTGAAGATAAAGATGAAATCAAAAAATTAATAACAAAAAAGAAAGTAGATTTTTCTCTTTCAAAAGAAACAGATAAAACTATTGAATTAATAAAAATTTTATCAAATGAATTATTAAATTTAGTTGGACTTGAAGAAAATGATAAAACTAAAAATATGGAAGAAAATTTAGCAAGAACAATTAACTACATGTCGGGAGTTTTATATAGTCAACTTAGAAATGAAAAGTCTAAAATAAAAGAAACAAAATTAAATGAATTTTCTACTTATATTCAGGCTGAAAAAATTTTACTTGACAATATAGATCAACTTAGAGAAAATATGTATGCTTACACTTATAAAATAAAAAGAAAATTAAGGGAAATTAAGGAGTAG
- a CDS encoding zinc metalloprotease HtpX — protein sequence MKGLAELKNKIVKAPHLNIFKIGTWVTMGLFATFLLVYIFVGDEMLNYYPLLILFAFGTPFISLMMSKATVKRAYNIRMIGNGGASTEKEKLVVDTVTLLSQKLGLQKLPEIGVYPSNDVNAFATGASKNSAMVVVSQGLLNSMNETEIIGVLAHEMSHVVNGDMLTSSILEGFISAFGLIAALPFLMGNNNRGRRTASSMATYYLVRNGANFLGKAVSSAYSRRREYGADKLAAEITDPSYMKSALLRLQEISEGRISLQNSDREFASFKITNNFSMGNIFGNLFASHPSLEKRIAAIERMENKEF from the coding sequence ATGAAAGGTTTAGCTGAATTAAAAAATAAAATTGTTAAAGCACCTCATCTAAATATATTTAAAATAGGAACATGGGTAACAATGGGTTTATTTGCTACTTTTCTATTAGTTTATATATTTGTAGGAGATGAAATGTTAAATTATTATCCATTATTAATACTATTTGCTTTTGGAACTCCTTTTATATCATTGATGATGTCAAAAGCTACTGTAAAGAGAGCATATAATATAAGAATGATAGGAAATGGAGGAGCAAGTACTGAAAAAGAAAAGTTAGTAGTTGATACAGTAACTTTATTAAGTCAAAAATTAGGGTTACAAAAACTTCCAGAGATTGGAGTTTATCCCTCTAATGATGTAAATGCATTTGCAACTGGTGCAAGTAAAAATTCTGCTATGGTTGTAGTTTCACAAGGACTTTTAAACAGTATGAATGAAACTGAAATTATAGGAGTGTTAGCACATGAAATGTCGCATGTAGTCAATGGAGATATGTTAACTTCTTCAATTTTAGAAGGATTTATTTCTGCTTTTGGTTTGATTGCAGCTTTACCATTTTTAATGGGAAATAACAATAGAGGTAGGAGAACAGCTTCAAGTATGGCAACATATTATTTAGTGAGGAATGGTGCAAATTTTTTGGGAAAAGCAGTTTCAAGTGCTTATTCAAGAAGAAGAGAATATGGAGCTGATAAATTAGCAGCAGAAATAACAGATCCTAGTTATATGAAAAGTGCTTTGCTTCGTTTACAAGAAATAAGTGAAGGAAGGATTTCACTTCAAAATAGTGATAGAGAATTTGCAAGTTTTAAAATTACTAATAATTTTTCAATGGGTAATATTTTTGGAAATTTATTTGCTTCTCATCCAAGTTTAGAAAAAAGAATAGCTGCTATTGAAAGAATGGAAAATAAAGAATTTTAA
- a CDS encoding DNA polymerase III subunit delta, translating into MFYFLYGNSPMIEFETEKITEEILENYPNIMPKFFDCSLKEENEFLSALQINSIFKTVDFLVLKRSENLKSSGIQKLFKSIKNYSLDEKNIIIIYNVPIQYGKVVSDYELTKASIKLIEELATFKDCTVIKESRATLNYVKQNLNITEKDAKDFIELLGDDYYHIKNETNKVATFLEGEPYSFEKIKNLISIDKEYNMKDLIESFLKTKNFSDIIIFLEKNKDSYLGFIYMLTDELISLLKLASLIKSGKISRNMNYNVFKELYNDFSDLFIGKNFRTQHPYTIFLKLNSFENFSEEFLEKKLKELLEIEYKVKSGERDIDIETEVFLGKFFINSPL; encoded by the coding sequence ATGTTTTATTTTTTATATGGAAATTCTCCAATGATAGAGTTTGAAACTGAAAAAATTACAGAAGAAATTTTAGAAAATTATCCAAATATTATGCCAAAATTTTTTGATTGTTCTTTAAAAGAAGAGAATGAATTTTTATCTGCTTTGCAAATTAATTCAATTTTTAAAACAGTTGATTTTTTAGTTTTAAAAAGAAGTGAAAATTTAAAAAGTTCAGGTATTCAAAAACTATTTAAGAGTATCAAAAACTATAGCCTAGATGAAAAGAACATTATAATTATTTACAATGTCCCTATACAATATGGAAAAGTTGTTTCAGACTATGAATTAACTAAAGCAAGTATTAAATTAATAGAAGAACTTGCTACTTTTAAAGACTGTACTGTGATAAAAGAAAGTAGGGCAACTTTAAATTATGTAAAACAAAATTTGAATATTACTGAAAAAGATGCCAAAGATTTTATAGAGTTACTGGGAGATGACTACTATCACATAAAAAATGAAACTAATAAAGTAGCCACTTTTTTGGAGGGAGAACCATATTCTTTTGAAAAAATTAAAAATTTAATAAGTATTGATAAAGAATATAATATGAAAGATTTGATTGAAAGCTTTTTAAAAACTAAAAATTTTTCTGATATTATAATTTTTTTAGAAAAAAATAAAGATTCTTATTTAGGTTTTATTTATATGTTAACTGATGAATTAATTAGTCTATTGAAGTTAGCGTCTTTAATAAAAAGTGGAAAAATCTCAAGAAATATGAATTATAATGTATTTAAAGAACTGTACAATGATTTTTCAGATTTATTTATAGGAAAAAATTTTAGAACTCAACATCCTTATACAATTTTTTTAAAATTAAATAGTTTTGAAAATTTCTCAGAAGAATTTTTAGAAAAAAAATTAAAAGAGTTATTAGAAATTGAATATAAAGTAAAAAGTGGAGAAAGAGACATTGATATAGAAACAGAAGTATTTCTCGGAAAATTCTTTATAAATAGTCCCCTATAA
- a CDS encoding META domain-containing protein yields MKKFLILGITAVALTACTDVKVPFMSSAKTESSSSSSAPVFANLKEQLNGREFVIVTEGYNKKTSIGFQGDRVFGFSGINRYFGNYQISGGKFVFDDFGLTQMAGSEEEMTKELQFLDLLRKNKSIKLSGDTLTLVSTEGIELVFKKIK; encoded by the coding sequence ATGAAAAAATTTTTAATACTAGGGATTACTGCAGTAGCTTTAACAGCTTGTACAGATGTTAAGGTTCCATTTATGTCATCAGCAAAAACTGAAAGTTCAAGTTCATCATCAGCTCCTGTTTTTGCTAATTTAAAAGAACAATTAAATGGTAGAGAATTTGTTATAGTAACAGAAGGATATAACAAAAAAACAAGTATAGGTTTTCAAGGGGATAGAGTTTTTGGTTTCAGTGGAATAAATAGATATTTTGGAAACTATCAAATAAGTGGTGGTAAATTTGTTTTTGATGATTTTGGACTAACTCAAATGGCAGGAAGTGAAGAAGAAATGACAAAAGAATTACAATTTCTTGATCTTTTAAGAAAAAATAAAAGTATAAAATTATCAGGTGATACTTTAACTTTGGTATCTACTGAGGGAATAGAATTAGTTTTTAAAAAAATTAAATAG
- a CDS encoding PTS sugar transporter subunit IIA translates to MGLFDIFKKKEKIVVTIYSPVNGKVIELKEVPDEAFAQKMVGDGCAIEPDKGVICSPIEGQLMNIFPTNHAIIFETIDGLEMIVHFGIDTVKLDGKGFQKLREPGPIKVGDEIVKYNLDEIKDGVPSTKSPIIINNMEKVEKIEVLSLGKIVKIGEPIMKVTLK, encoded by the coding sequence ATGGGATTATTTGATATTTTTAAGAAAAAAGAAAAAATTGTTGTCACTATATATTCACCAGTTAATGGAAAGGTTATTGAACTTAAAGAAGTTCCAGATGAAGCTTTTGCACAAAAAATGGTAGGAGATGGCTGCGCTATTGAGCCAGATAAAGGTGTTATCTGTTCCCCTATTGAAGGGCAACTTATGAATATTTTTCCAACTAATCATGCTATTATATTTGAAACAATTGATGGTTTAGAAATGATAGTTCACTTTGGAATTGATACAGTTAAATTAGATGGAAAAGGTTTTCAAAAATTAAGAGAACCTGGTCCAATTAAAGTTGGAGATGAAATTGTTAAATATAATCTTGATGAAATAAAAGATGGTGTTCCTTCAACAAAAAGTCCTATTATAATAAATAATATGGAGAAAGTCGAAAAAATTGAAGTTTTGTCATTAGGAAAAATAGTAAAAATAGGTGAGCCTATTATGAAAGTAACTTTGAAATAA